Proteins from a genomic interval of Kitasatospora kifunensis:
- the pth gene encoding aminoacyl-tRNA hydrolase: protein MSDDAYTGPWLIVGLGNPGEGYARNRHNIGFMVADLLAQRIGARFKAHKSRAQVAEGRLVGQRVVLAKPMTFMNLSGGPVTALRDFYKAPTSAVIAIHDELDIDYATLRLKLGGGDNGHNGLKSITKSLGPEYYRVRCGIGRPPGRMEVADFVLKDFSSSERKELDWFVDRSADAVEALLTEGLERAQGTYNT, encoded by the coding sequence ATGAGCGATGACGCGTACACCGGCCCCTGGCTGATCGTGGGCCTGGGCAACCCCGGCGAGGGCTACGCCCGCAACCGGCACAACATCGGCTTCATGGTGGCCGACCTGCTGGCCCAGCGGATCGGCGCCAGGTTCAAGGCGCACAAGAGCCGCGCCCAGGTCGCCGAGGGGCGCCTGGTCGGGCAGCGGGTGGTGCTGGCCAAGCCGATGACCTTCATGAACCTCTCCGGCGGTCCGGTCACGGCGCTGCGCGACTTCTACAAGGCGCCGACCTCCGCGGTGATCGCGATCCACGACGAGCTGGACATCGACTACGCGACCCTGCGGCTCAAGCTCGGCGGCGGCGACAACGGGCACAACGGGCTCAAGTCGATCACCAAGTCGCTCGGCCCGGAGTACTACCGGGTGCGCTGCGGCATCGGCCGTCCGCCGGGCCGGATGGAGGTCGCCGACTTCGTCCTCAAGGACTTCTCCAGCAGCGAGCGCAAGGAGCTGGACTGGTTCGTGGACCGATCGGCGGACGCCGTCGAGGCGCTGCTGACGGAGGGTCTGGAGCGGGCCCAGGGCACCTACAACACCTGA
- a CDS encoding 50S ribosomal protein L25/general stress protein Ctc, which yields MSEIRLAAEPRNEFGKGAARRARRAGFVPGVVYGHGHAPVHLNLPGHDLMMALKTPNALLVVPIEGKDEFVLPKAVQREAIKRTIEHVDLLLVKRGEKVTVEIPVLTEGELAPGGNLVEHVLNTLPVEAEATHLPESVTVSIEGLEAGASILAGDIALPKGTTLAVEADAVVLQVIGAQASQADADAEAAAEAAAEA from the coding sequence GTGTCCGAGATCCGCCTTGCCGCCGAGCCCCGCAACGAGTTCGGCAAGGGTGCCGCCCGCCGCGCCCGCCGCGCCGGCTTCGTCCCCGGTGTCGTCTACGGTCACGGCCACGCCCCGGTTCACCTGAACCTGCCCGGCCACGACCTGATGATGGCCCTCAAGACCCCGAACGCCCTGCTGGTCGTCCCGATCGAGGGCAAGGACGAGTTCGTCCTGCCGAAGGCCGTCCAGCGCGAGGCCATCAAGCGCACCATCGAGCACGTCGACCTGCTGCTGGTCAAGCGCGGCGAGAAGGTCACCGTCGAGATCCCGGTCCTGACCGAGGGCGAGCTGGCCCCCGGCGGCAACCTGGTCGAGCACGTGCTGAACACGCTGCCGGTCGAGGCCGAGGCCACCCACCTGCCCGAGTCCGTCACCGTCTCCATCGAGGGCCTGGAGGCCGGCGCCTCCATCCTGGCCGGCGACATCGCGCTGCCCAAGGGCACCACGCTGGCCGTCGAGGCCGACGCCGTCGTGCTGCAGGTCATCGGCGCCCAGGCCTCGCAGGCCGACGCCGACGCCGAGGCCGCCGCTGAGGCCGCCGCCGAGGCCTGA
- a CDS encoding ribose-phosphate diphosphokinase produces the protein MSGITTSGEKKLKLFSGRAHPELAKEVAAALGTELVPTKALDFANGEIYVRFLESARGADCFVMQSHTAPINQWIMEQLIMIDALKRASAKSITAILPFYGYARQDKKHLGREPISARLIADLLAQAGADRIMAVDLHTAQIQGFFAGPVDHLFALPLLADYLGEKVDRSKLTIVSPDAGRVKVADQWCDRLDAPLAIIHKRRDMSQANTILSAEVVGDVKDRVCVLVDDMIDTAGTICAAADALFDAGAADVIVAATHGVLSGPAGDRLKNSRVSEFVFTNTLPCPAELQLDKVTTLSIAPSIAAAIREVFEEGSVTSLFEGVH, from the coding sequence GTGAGCGGGATCACGACGTCGGGTGAGAAGAAACTGAAGCTCTTCTCCGGCCGTGCCCACCCCGAGCTGGCGAAGGAGGTGGCCGCGGCGCTGGGCACCGAGCTCGTCCCGACCAAGGCCCTGGACTTCGCCAACGGCGAGATCTACGTCCGCTTCCTGGAGTCCGCCCGGGGGGCGGACTGCTTTGTGATGCAGAGCCACACGGCTCCCATCAACCAGTGGATCATGGAACAGCTGATCATGATCGACGCGCTGAAGCGGGCCTCCGCCAAGAGCATCACCGCGATCCTGCCGTTCTACGGCTACGCCCGCCAGGACAAGAAGCACCTGGGCCGCGAGCCGATCTCGGCCCGTCTGATCGCCGACCTGCTGGCCCAGGCCGGCGCCGACCGGATCATGGCCGTGGACCTGCACACCGCGCAGATCCAGGGCTTCTTCGCCGGTCCGGTGGACCACCTCTTCGCGCTGCCGCTTCTCGCCGACTACCTCGGCGAGAAGGTCGACCGCAGCAAGCTGACCATCGTCTCGCCGGATGCCGGCCGGGTGAAGGTGGCCGACCAGTGGTGCGACCGGCTGGACGCCCCGCTGGCGATCATCCACAAGCGCCGCGACATGAGCCAGGCCAACACCATCCTCTCCGCCGAGGTGGTCGGTGACGTCAAGGACCGGGTCTGCGTCCTGGTCGACGACATGATCGACACCGCCGGCACCATCTGCGCCGCCGCCGACGCGCTCTTCGACGCCGGTGCCGCCGACGTCATCGTGGCCGCCACCCACGGCGTGCTGTCCGGCCCGGCCGGTGACCGGCTGAAGAACTCGCGGGTCAGCGAGTTCGTCTTCACCAACACCCTGCCCTGCCCGGCCGAGCTGCAGCTGGACAAGGTCACCACGCTCTCCATCGCCCCCTCGATCGCCGCCGCGATCCGTGAGGTCTTCGAGGAGGGCTCGGTGACCTCGCTCTTCGAGGGCGTGCACTGA